The genomic stretch TGTGCGTCTCTTTCctgagggttttatcgactatttcccccATCCTCTTCGATAGAGGTAAACAAAATAAAATTCGGTGacgactcttctgactttgcctctctttgacattctctttagtcccggtttcgttattgtgaaatcccggtagcgacaaGGGTCGGGTAGTCCGAAGCCCATCAAGGGCCAGACTCAGTTAGTAATTTTCGAGCCTATATTACAATAATTTTTTTGACCCAACCCTAAAAGCCCAAGCCCACCATGTCCGACCCATTTAGGGTTGGATAACCCGTTTTGACAGATCTAATCACGAGAAACAATTTTAAAGAGGTTTAAGAGTGATAAAAAACTAGTTAACATAAACACTTACGGTGCCTAGAACAATTATAGGTAGCAGTTGTAGTGGCACACCATAAGATATCGAGAGAATATGATGGTAATTCGTGAGAATTAAAAGGCGATTCCCACAGACGGTGCTAGTATTCCAGCATGGAACATAAAATGAGTATTAAGTCGATGGTGACCATCATAGAAAATATTTTCGGTGTGATGGCAGTGTCTCCGACGATCAAAGATGGGTGATAACAACAAGGTTAACACTCAAATGCTAAAGTTAACACATAAGAGAAATGAAAGTTGCAGTTGCGTGAATGAATCATACCTTGGTACGACGAAGAGATGATAGTTAGAACCATCACCAAATAACACAACGCGAGATACAAATGTCATTGGATAAATATAAACGGTGAAAGCGAAAACGATTTCTGTGCTCTAGTGTAGTGCTTCAATATGAACCTCCACCTACATGTTGACTAAATAGACGACCATGTTGGATTGATTGAGCCTTATAGTGAGTCGATTTCATTAGATCGTTTGCAAATTCAGAACAACATCAAAAACTAcataatcaaataaaaaattaCATAATTAGTGAATAATGAATTTAAGTGAAAATAATTATAAAATACAAAAgtaattaaaatatttatatcAGTAGTGGATTAATTCAATTTTATCAAATAATACAAATTTAATATATTAATCAACTTATAAACTCATCCGCTAAGTGTGACATTACTCTCGTTTGTAAGTTTTTACAAAGTGTGTACAAGATATTTTATCTTCATACAATTCAAATTCAATGAATTCAAATTCAATGAATTCAAATAAACGAAGAAACGCATGATATGTGGTTGAGCACATGACAGAAGGCGCCCAAAGAAAAAACCGAAGAAAGGGCTACCGCAAATCCAGCTGGACGAGGACATTCGTGTCATTTTCTAATTAGGGTTTCCCAAAAAATGCATCTTCAAGATTCAAAACGAGCTACACTAAACTCACACGCCTCCCCAAGTTACACAAAATAACAGACCAGTTAAATATTAGTAATAAAATTTCTAATTAAAAACAAAACCAATCATAATTCACCACGTGTTAATATCCACCAATTAGAAAACGGCAATGAGATCACAGCGTGACCCGCGGGTGAGACAAGGACAGTGAGAAAAGAGAGTGTAGGTGGTGCTATTTGAATCACTGCTTTTGGTGAAACAAAACCCTCTCTCCCCAAAAACCCAAACCCTTGGCGGCTGCGAGACTCGTTCTCTCTCTATCCATCTTCTCTCTCTATCACTCCTTTTAGGGTTTCTCAAATCTTCGATTTGGGGCTTAAACCCTTTGTATCTCGATTCAGATTCAGATTCGTTTTTGGGGTTTCTGTTTCGTGATTTTTGTTGTTCAGAAGAAAGAACGAGATCTCAGTATCGATTTGAATATGGCCACCGTCGCAAATCCCGGGGATCGTATCCTTCTTAGCTGTTAAATTTATTTGCCGTATTTTTCGTTGCTTGATCTGTTTTTGTGAACTGTTGATTGGATCGGACTGGTTTCTGCGCGTGTCTGCGATGTTTTTTTTTCTGTAGTTTTTTTACTTGATTTTTTATTGAAGTTGATTTTATCGAGCTGAATCAAAGTTTTAGATTTCGGGGTGTTCTTAATTTTGTTTTTTTCGTTGAAATTTGAATTTTGCAAGTTTGCTTGTTCCTTCACTTTATTGTGTTCACAGAAGCAGTTGAATTGATGCAGAAGTTCACATTAGAAGCTCAGCCCAAGTCTGTGGAAATTCCCGAGCCGAACAAGAAGGTAACAATTTTGGTTTTTTTTTGTTGCTGTAGTTAATTCGTCATTTTTATGTTGTTAGAGTAACATCGGAGGATAAAAAtcatatttttgttttttttatttggTTGTAGTGAGATTAATAACTGATGATTGAATTCTCACTTGTTGTGCTGAATCAAAATTTCAATTCTTTGTAGGCGACAGGTAATCAATATGGATCAGTTGATACCGGAAATGTTTCGAATGGTCAGATCCCATCATATGAAAGGTCGCTAACCCCTGTGTTACCGGAATTTATGGATCCCGCCATGTGCTATCTCCCAAATGGCTACCCATCTACTGCATTTTATTATGGCGGTAAGTGTATGCATATTTACTGAAGAAAAAATAATCTGTGTCTAATCATTATGCAACTTTATGTGATCTGATATGCAAGTTTCTTTTAGGATATGAAGGGGCTGGTAATTTTGAGTGGGATGATTTTTCTCGATATATGAGTCCTGATGGAGTTGATTTGACTTCTGTAAGTATGTTTTTCCTTCTAATGATTTCTAGTATTATCGTGTTTCTTATTTgacttttatatatataattagtCCCTGTATTTGCAGGGAGTCTACGGGGATAATGGTTCTCTAGTCTATCACCATGGATATGGATATGCGCCCTACACCCCCTACTCTCCTGCTGGTTCTCCAGTTCCAACCATGGGAAATGACGGTCAGTTATATGGGCCTCAACACTATCAGTATCCTCCTTATTTTCAGCCATTGACTCCAACCAGTGGGCCATTCACACCTACTCCTGCTGTTCATCCCCAGGGTGAAATTTCCACCTCTGTAGCTGCTGATCAAAAGCCTCTCTCTGTGGATACTGCAAATGGAAATTCCAATGTTGTTTCAAATGGCGTAAGTGCTAAAGGTAAGGGTTATGATACATCTGTGGAACAACCCTATCTAAATTATACTCTGTTGAATTCTGTATAAGAAGTTGTTTGTTTTGACAGGTCGCACTACTGCTTCTGGTTATCAGGATCCCAGATTTGGTTTTGATGGAGCACGCTCACCTGTCCCATGGCTAGATGCCCCAATATTTTCAGATGGGCAGCCAAGACCTGTAACTAGCACTGCGATCTCATCCTCAATATCAAGTGGCAACAATGGTACTGCTTCAAGGAACCAAACTTACCGCCCCAATTCTCAGTATATGGTATGCTAAGCATCATCAAGTTTTTTTTTGCATAGTATAAGATAGCCTTGAAAGCATTTTTTTCACTATCACTTCTGTTTCAATTTTACCATCTGCGAAATTCTAACATTGTTGCATTTATATAGCTTTGTTTTTGTTAATTTAAAATTTGGAAACCTTTCTTTTTCTCAGGGCTTGCACCATCCTAGACCAATGCCTGCCATGGGAGCCAACCCTGGCTTCATGAGTCGTATGTATCCAAACAAGTTATATGGTCAGTATGGCAATGCAGTTCGGTCAGGTATGGGTTATGGAGCACATGGGTATGATTCTCGTACAAATGGACGAGCTTGGCTTGCTGTTGACAATAAATATAAAACAAGAGGAAGAAATGGTGGTTACTTTGGGTATGGCAATGAGAACACCGATGGTTTGAATGAACTGAACAGGGGACCTAGGGCCAAGGGTGGCAAGAACCAAAAGGTTTTTGCACCGACTGTTCTTGCTGTGAAAGGGCAGAATTTGCCTACTGTTGCTGATGAAGAGAAAGAGAAGACTTCTAATATTCCAGACCGTGAGCAATACAACAAGGCTGATTTTCCAGAAGAATACACTGATGCAAAATTTTTTGTTATCAAGTCTTATAGTGAGGATGACATTCACAAAAGCATAAAGTATAATGTATGGGCAAGTACACAAAATGGCAATAAGAAGCTTGATGCTGCCTACCAAGAGGCCCAGCAGAAACCTGGTGGCTGCCCTATATTCCTTTTGTTCTCAGTAAGCATCTAGGTCCGTTGCAAATCATGTTTTCCTCTGTTTGTTTGGTATAGTTTGCTCACATTAAACTCATTTGCAGGTTAATACAAGTGGGCAGTTTGTTGGGCTTGCAGAGATGGTTGGTCctgttgattttaacaaaagtttgGAGTACTGGCAGCAAGACAAATGgaatggttgttttcctttgaagtGGCACATTGTTAAGGATGTTCCTAACAATGTGTTGAGGCACATTACTTTGCTGAACAATGAAAACAAACCTGTTACAAACAGTAGGGATACACAGGAGGTAATTGAGATTTGGTCTCATAGTTGTCAATTTGTTGTAATAGTGGGTTCTCATCTGATCAATTGAGTTTATGATTGCAGGTATTGTTGGAGCCTGGTCTGAAGTTGATCAAGCTTTTTAAGGAATACTCTAGCAAGACGTGCATTCTGGATGATTTTGGGTTCTATGAGGGCCGTCAGAAGACTATTTTGGAGAAGAAAGCAAAGCAGCAATACCCAAAGCAGGCAAGTATCTTGGTCAGTCTAGTTTGCTCATGTTTTATTCTATACTATATATTTTCATATTTAGAGATTGTGTTAATTTTCATTCTACTCTGATGCAGGTTTGGGAAGGGAAGTCAACAGAGGAAAAGATAGAGGTGAACGGGGAAATAAATACTCAAAAATCTGAAGTCACCTCTGAGTTGCTTAAGGAGTCTACCACCTTAGCTGTGAAGGACATTGAAAACCACACACTTTCTGAGAATGGAGCTGTTGCTAAAACTGGAGATGCCCCAAAGGGTGCTAAGCCAGTTGTATTGGAGAGTAAAATTGTACCCAATGGGGTTGCTAATGGTTGCTAAGTTCTCTCTACTGTTTCCAAAGATGGCGGTGATCGAGTTTAATGGAATATATATTCATCCTTTGCAATACTTAAACTCAGCAACTTGGTTCCGCCTGATTGGATCCGTCTCGCCTTCTCTTGCTGTGTGAAGATGAATGGGTGATTAGTGAGATCTGTACATTGAGATAGGCTGAGCGGAGTTAGTTGATAGAATGCTAGCACCAACCCCCATGTAATTGCGTTTTGTTTACAGCGGTTAGTTCCTAACAGGTTTTTTATTCCTAGGGTTTTTTGGGTTTTAGGGTTTCTGCATAAGATTCTTATAtgtttttgtttgctttttatCCCCTCCCTTTTTTTTCCGTTCTTTTTTTTTACTTTGATGGTCAGTTTCTTCCTGTCTTTGTTGGCGAGTAGCTTTCTTTTAGCACTTACAACAAGGGGTAGATGCAAGGTGGGAAATACTTGAAATATAGTTTGCTTTAAGTTTTTTTAGTCTGGTTAAGTTACTTTTTGAAGATTGAATTGCGCATAGCAGAGAAAATATGTTGTGAACAATCTATTATGTATTCGGGTGATTTTCTGGCTTTGAAGTTCGCCATATCTATCTAGTTCaagtattttagtatttttaattaaTCAGCCTTTAGCTGCCAAATCATATAATATTATATCGATGATGTTTTGGTGTTTTGCTTGTCATTAACCCCTCTCCCTAGTGTTCCAAATTATTTTTTAAAGAGTTTTGGTACATTAAATTTGCAGGATTCACCTCTTTCACTTGTTGACTCTCGAGTGTACTGCCACGATTATTCTCTATTCCAAAACAAGTAGtttgtaaaatatttttattttaaatcaagtgattatatttttcaattttgttttttttaattgtAGAGTTGACAAATGATCCTGCTCTCCCTGTATATTATTGAAAAGAAATATCTGAAACGTGTCTTGTTTCAAACTTAAGTGGAGTCTGCTACAAATGCGGACAAGGGTATTTTATGGTTTATAAAAAGTTCACCGACTCGGATAATTTGAATCTGTGATGTTCTACAATTATC from Lathyrus oleraceus cultivar Zhongwan6 chromosome 7, CAAS_Psat_ZW6_1.0, whole genome shotgun sequence encodes the following:
- the LOC127106618 gene encoding YTH domain-containing protein ECT4 isoform X2 — protein: MATVANPGDQAVELMQKFTLEAQPKSVEIPEPNKKATGNQYGSVDTGNVSNGQIPSYERSLTPVLPEFMDPAMCYLPNGYPSTAFYYGGYEGAGNFEWDDFSRYMSPDGVDLTSGVYGDNGSLVYHHGYGYAPYTPYSPAGSPVPTMGNDGQLYGPQHYQYPPYFQPLTPTSGPFTPTPAVHPQGEISTSVAADQKPLSVDTANGNSNVVSNGVSAKGRTTASGYQDPRFGFDGARSPVPWLDAPIFSDGQPRPVTSTAISSSISSGNNGTASRNQTYRPNSQYMGLHHPRPMPAMGANPGFMSRMYPNKLYGQYGNAVRSGMGYGAHGYDSRTNGRAWLAVDNKYKTRGRNGGYFGYGNENTDGLNELNRGPRAKGGKNQKVFAPTVLAVKGQNLPTVADEEKEKTSNIPDREQYNKADFPEEYTDAKFFVIKSYSEDDIHKSIKYNVWASTQNGNKKLDAAYQEAQQKPGGCPIFLLFSVNTSGQFVGLAEMVGPVDFNKSLEYWQQDKWNGCFPLKWHIVKDVPNNVLRHITLLNNENKPVTNSRDTQEVLLEPGLKLIKLFKEYSSKTCILDDFGFYEGRQKTILEKKAKQQYPKQVWEGKSTEEKIEVNGEINTQKSEVTSELLKESTTLAVKDIENHTLSENGAVAKTGDAPKGAKPVVLESKIVPNGVANGC
- the LOC127106618 gene encoding YTH domain-containing protein ECT4 isoform X1; the protein is MATVANPGDQAVELMQKFTLEAQPKSVEIPEPNKKATGNQYGSVDTGNVSNGQIPSYERSLTPVLPEFMDPAMCYLPNGYPSTAFYYGGYEGAGNFEWDDFSRYMSPDGVDLTSGVYGDNGSLVYHHGYGYAPYTPYSPAGSPVPTMGNDGQLYGPQHYQYPPYFQPLTPTSGPFTPTPAVHPQGEISTSVAADQKPLSVDTANGNSNVVSNGVSAKGRTTASGYQDPRFGFDGARSPVPWLDAPIFSDGQPRPVTSTAISSSISSGNNGTASRNQTYRPNSQYMGLHHPRPMPAMGANPGFMSRMYPNKLYGQYGNAVRSGMGYGAHGYDSRTNGRAWLAVDNKYKTRGRNGGYFGYGNENTDGLNELNRGPRAKGGKNQKVFAPTVLAVKGQNLPTVADEEKEKTSNIPDREQYNKADFPEEYTDAKFFVIKSYSEDDIHKSIKYNVWASTQNGNKKLDAAYQEAQQKPGGCPIFLLFSVNTSGQFVGLAEMVGPVDFNKSLEYWQQDKWNGCFPLKWHIVKDVPNNVLRHITLLNNENKPVTNSRDTQEVLLEPGLKLIKLFKEYSSKTCILDDFGFYEGRQKTILEKKAKQQYPKQASILVWEGKSTEEKIEVNGEINTQKSEVTSELLKESTTLAVKDIENHTLSENGAVAKTGDAPKGAKPVVLESKIVPNGVANGC